One window of Helicobacter sp. MIT 99-5507 genomic DNA carries:
- the pth gene encoding aminoacyl-tRNA hydrolase — MKLIVGLGNPGIRYENTRHNVGFMAIDSYIINSYLQNAKNLQNIKSTKEIKFQSHFFKIDNIIFAKPQTYMNLSGEAIEKIVNYYKIKDILIIHDDLDLSLGAVKIKFGGNSGGHNGLKSIDNHITNKYTRIRIGINHPRDVNGSTNVIDYVLQKFSNDELEILKKVFQISNHAIESFINNESLLDLQNKYNKRV; from the coding sequence TTGAAACTCATAGTAGGATTGGGAAATCCAGGTATTAGATATGAAAATACTAGGCATAATGTAGGATTTATGGCAATTGATTCCTATATAATCAATTCCTACCTACAAAATGCCAAGAATCTACAAAATATAAAATCTACAAAAGAAATAAAATTTCAATCTCATTTTTTTAAAATTGATAATATTATTTTTGCAAAACCACAAACCTACATGAATCTCTCCGGTGAGGCAATAGAAAAAATAGTAAATTACTACAAAATAAAAGATATATTAATCATACATGATGACTTGGATTTAAGCCTTGGAGCAGTAAAAATAAAATTTGGTGGCAATAGTGGTGGGCACAATGGATTAAAATCAATAGACAATCACATAACAAACAAATATACAAGAATTAGAATTGGCATAAATCACCCTCGTGATGTAAATGGCTCTACAAATGTAATAGATTATGTTTTGCAAAAATTTAGTAATGATGAATTAGAGATTCTAAAAAAAGTATTTCAAATAAGTAATCATGCAATAGAATCTTTTATAAATAATGAAAGTCTGCTAGATTTACAAAATAAATACAATAAAAGAGTATAA
- a CDS encoding response regulator, giving the protein MDEMQEILEDFLIEAFEMIEQLDQDLIELENNPKDLDLLNRIFRVAHTIKGSSSFLNFDVLTTLTHNMEDVLNKARRGELVITSNIMDVVLESIDLMKNILVLIRDTGSDKNGVEIDSVVKKLQNISKGEDNQKEESNTIESSTIEEKKVEEVKEVSNETNSNVEEKKVENKEEDNLDYSALSAEEIDKEIDRLLKQRQEEDRAKRAAKLKNNDENKDTSKPAQQTSNTQQVSNTKQINQNTKKVDNAVSTSIEQTVRVDVKRLDHLMNLIGELVLGKNRLISIYDEVEERYDGEQFLEELNQVVSSISIVTTDVQLAVMKTRMLPVSKVFNKFPRMVRDLARDMGKNIELVISGEETELDKSIVEEIGDPLVHIIRNSCDHGIESIEERVKKGKSKVGKIDLKAYNEGNHIVVEIADDGKGLNPNFLKQRALEKGTISEREADTMTDKDAFGLIFKAGFSTAQAVTSVSGRGVGMDVVKTNIEKLNGMIDVESEIDKGTTLKLRIPLTLAIIQALIVSVQEEYYAIPLGSVLETVRINQNEIYMVEGRSVLRLRDEILTLVRLVDIFNVDTLLKNSDELYVVVIGLAANKIGVIVDYLVGQEEVVIKSLGYYLKGTEGIAGATVRGDGKITLIVDVASMMQMAKRVKGSVSSLQEDDINKEKTQPSDYIVLAVDDSHTDRTIIKQYLKPLGITILEATNGIDALEIIKNGDKHIDAVLIDIEMPRMDGYSLATEIRKYNKFKQLPLIAVTSRSSKTDRMRGVESGMTEYITKPYSADYLINVVKRNINFNL; this is encoded by the coding sequence ATGGACGAAATGCAAGAAATATTAGAAGATTTTCTCATAGAAGCGTTTGAGATGATAGAGCAATTAGACCAAGATCTAATTGAACTTGAAAACAATCCAAAAGATTTGGATTTATTAAATAGAATCTTTAGAGTAGCACATACTATAAAAGGCTCTAGCTCATTCTTAAATTTTGATGTTCTAACAACGCTAACACATAATATGGAAGATGTTTTGAATAAAGCAAGACGAGGTGAATTAGTCATCACTTCAAATATTATGGATGTTGTATTAGAATCGATAGATTTAATGAAAAATATATTAGTGCTAATTCGCGATACAGGAAGTGATAAAAATGGAGTTGAAATAGATTCTGTTGTAAAAAAACTTCAAAATATATCAAAAGGCGAAGATAACCAAAAAGAAGAATCTAACACAATAGAATCTAGCACAATAGAAGAAAAAAAAGTAGAAGAAGTAAAAGAAGTTAGCAATGAAACTAATAGCAATGTAGAAGAGAAAAAAGTAGAAAATAAAGAAGAAGACAATCTAGACTACTCTGCATTAAGCGCAGAAGAAATAGATAAAGAAATAGATAGATTATTAAAACAAAGACAAGAAGAAGACAGAGCAAAAAGAGCTGCAAAACTAAAAAATAATGATGAAAATAAAGATACAAGCAAACCTGCACAACAAACATCTAATACGCAACAAGTATCTAACACAAAACAAATAAATCAAAATACAAAAAAAGTAGATAATGCTGTAAGCACAAGTATAGAACAAACTGTAAGAGTTGATGTAAAGAGACTAGATCATTTAATGAATCTAATAGGTGAGCTTGTGCTTGGAAAAAATAGATTAATAAGCATATATGATGAAGTCGAAGAAAGATATGATGGGGAGCAATTCTTAGAAGAGTTAAATCAAGTTGTATCTAGCATAAGTATTGTTACTACTGATGTTCAACTAGCAGTAATGAAAACAAGAATGCTACCTGTAAGCAAAGTATTTAATAAATTTCCAAGAATGGTGCGTGATTTAGCAAGAGATATGGGTAAAAATATAGAGCTTGTTATAAGTGGTGAGGAAACAGAGCTAGATAAATCTATCGTGGAAGAGATAGGAGATCCATTAGTTCATATCATTAGAAATTCATGTGACCATGGAATAGAAAGCATTGAAGAAAGAGTCAAAAAAGGAAAAAGTAAAGTAGGAAAAATAGATCTTAAAGCATATAATGAAGGTAATCATATAGTAGTTGAGATAGCAGATGATGGAAAGGGGTTAAATCCAAATTTTCTTAAACAAAGAGCATTAGAAAAAGGCACGATAAGCGAACGTGAAGCTGATACCATGACAGATAAAGATGCATTTGGCTTGATTTTTAAAGCTGGATTCTCAACCGCACAGGCGGTTACAAGTGTTAGTGGTCGTGGTGTGGGAATGGATGTCGTTAAGACAAATATAGAAAAATTAAATGGAATGATAGATGTAGAATCAGAAATTGATAAAGGAACTACGCTAAAGCTTAGAATCCCGCTTACATTAGCTATTATTCAAGCACTTATAGTAAGTGTGCAAGAAGAATATTATGCAATCCCACTTGGTTCTGTATTAGAAACTGTTAGAATCAATCAAAATGAAATATATATGGTTGAAGGAAGAAGTGTATTAAGGCTAAGAGATGAGATACTTACGCTTGTAAGATTAGTTGATATATTCAATGTTGATACACTTCTTAAAAATTCTGATGAATTATATGTAGTAGTAATTGGACTTGCCGCAAATAAAATCGGAGTTATTGTTGATTATTTAGTCGGACAAGAAGAAGTTGTTATAAAATCTCTTGGTTATTATTTAAAGGGGACAGAAGGTATTGCTGGTGCGACAGTTAGAGGTGATGGAAAAATTACATTAATTGTTGATGTTGCAAGTATGATGCAAATGGCAAAACGTGTAAAAGGCTCTGTAAGCAGTCTTCAAGAAGATGATATAAACAAAGAAAAAACACAACCTAGCGATTATATAGTATTAGCTGTTGATGATAGTCATACTGATAGAACTATCATAAAACAATATCTAAAACCTCTTGGTATAACTATACTAGAAGCTACAAATGGCATTGATGCTTTGGAAATCATTAAAAATGGAGACAAGCATATCGATGCAGTATTAATTGATATAGAAATGCCTAGAATGGATGGCTATTCGCTTGCAACAGAAATTAGAAAATACAATAAATTTAAGCAATTACCACTTATTGCAGTTACAAGCAGGTCTTCAAAAACTGATAGAATGCGTGGTGTAGAATCTGGAATGACTGAATATATTACAAAGCCATATTCAGCAGATTATTTAATAAATGTTGTTAAAAGAAATATAAACTTCAATTTATAA
- the serB gene encoding phosphoserine phosphatase SerB, whose translation MKLAVFDFDSTLMDGETIDELAKAYGVFKEVQDITKNAMEGKRDFYFSLKERVRLLNGMKESLAVEVCENLPLVNGAQDIIKELKNRGYKVVCFSGGFKFATTYFREILGLDADFSNILCVNDGILNGEVGGEMMFVDSKGKMLLTLQRLLGVSIKDTIVVGDGANDLSMFRYAGKRVAFCAKEVLKKEANIIIDTKDLREIIKFI comes from the coding sequence ATGAAATTAGCAGTTTTTGATTTTGATTCTACTTTGATGGATGGCGAGACAATTGATGAGCTTGCAAAAGCATATGGTGTTTTTAAAGAAGTGCAAGATATTACTAAAAATGCGATGGAAGGTAAAAGAGATTTTTATTTTAGTTTAAAAGAGAGAGTAAGGTTATTAAATGGCATGAAAGAGAGCTTAGCAGTTGAAGTTTGTGAGAACTTACCTCTTGTAAATGGCGCACAAGATATTATAAAAGAGCTTAAAAATAGGGGATATAAAGTAGTGTGTTTTAGTGGTGGATTTAAATTTGCTACTACTTATTTTAGAGAGATTTTAGGGCTTGATGCAGATTTTAGTAATATTCTTTGCGTAAATGATGGAATCTTAAATGGTGAAGTTGGCGGTGAAATGATGTTTGTGGATTCTAAAGGTAAAATGCTTTTAACTTTGCAGCGATTGCTTGGAGTAAGCATCAAAGATACTATTGTAGTTGGTGATGGTGCAAATGATTTATCTATGTTTAGATATGCAGGTAAGAGAGTTGCATTTTGTGCAAAAGAAGTGTTAAAAAAAGAAGCAAATATTATTATAGATACTAAAGATTTAAGAGAAATTATAAAATTTATTTAA
- the tilS gene encoding tRNA lysidine(34) synthetase TilS: MAKRLENFDLEGISYLESAKNLLGFSAQVDSTCLFYVLLNLGIDFDIAIIDYQIREDSKLEVAHAKNLAKKYNKKIFDIKSPKFNSNFEANARTFRIDFFKKIIKSHNYKNLILANHLNDRLEWFLMQFTKGCALNSLLGFDAISKLDDFNIIRPFFNTSKRQILEFLYTNNIKYFIDKSNDDEMYLRNYFRKNFSNHLMEKYENGIKKSLNLLKNEYEILYGQTKIHNLNDNIYFFTKKENHINLHNIDICAKKLGYVISSKQRDEIVKSNYSCITASKIVIDNNSFDIYVAKNDIRYKHSKKIRESFRIRGIPPKIRPLIESIL; encoded by the coding sequence TTGGCAAAGCGATTAGAAAACTTTGATTTAGAGGGTATTTCTTATTTAGAATCTGCTAAAAATCTACTTGGCTTTAGTGCTCAAGTAGATTCTACTTGTTTGTTTTATGTTTTGTTAAATCTTGGAATTGATTTTGATATTGCAATTATTGATTATCAAATAAGAGAAGATTCTAAGCTTGAAGTAGCCCATGCAAAGAATCTAGCAAAAAAATACAATAAAAAAATTTTTGATATAAAATCTCCAAAATTTAATAGCAATTTTGAAGCAAATGCAAGAACTTTTAGAATAGATTTTTTTAAAAAAATCATAAAGTCACATAACTATAAAAATCTAATCCTTGCAAATCATCTAAATGATAGATTGGAGTGGTTTTTGATGCAATTTACAAAAGGTTGTGCACTAAATTCTTTGCTTGGTTTTGATGCAATCTCAAAGCTAGATGATTTTAATATCATTCGTCCATTTTTTAATACCTCAAAAAGGCAGATTCTAGAATTTTTATATACAAATAATATTAAATATTTTATTGATAAAAGTAATGATGATGAAATGTATTTAAGGAATTATTTTCGTAAAAATTTTTCAAATCATTTGATGGAAAAATATGAAAATGGCATAAAAAAATCACTAAATTTATTAAAAAATGAATATGAGATTTTGTATGGACAAACCAAGATTCATAACTTAAATGACAATATATATTTTTTTACAAAAAAAGAAAATCATATAAATTTACACAATATCGATATTTGTGCAAAAAAACTTGGTTATGTCATATCAAGCAAACAGCGAGATGAGATTGTAAAAAGTAATTATTCTTGCATTACTGCATCAAAAATTGTAATTGATAATAATTCTTTTGATATTTATGTTGCAAAAAATGATATAAGATATAAGCATTCAAAAAAGATTAGAGAATCTTTTAGAATAAGAGGAATTCCGCCAAAGATTCGACCTTTGATAGAAAGTATTTTGTGA
- a CDS encoding metallophosphoesterase, which produces MSLEINDDAIFIADSHIQKNRDALIYKLNNLNAITQKNPSQIIFLGDIANLLVGGIKSSEKINEELIECIKNLKSQIIYFEGNHDFNIKNILDSANIKVIPRDMQPAIAHYKDKTLLLAHGDIFINKKYEFYINTITSKKMILFLGCLDSVSKGKIFNIINNKVVAKEIKYPYNADSIINNRISIYKNYVKSLNTKIDIIIEGHFHIGKIIKEKDFIYIAMPSFYHDAKIFNIYNKKFETL; this is translated from the coding sequence ATGTCCCTTGAAATAAATGATGATGCTATTTTTATAGCAGATTCTCATATCCAAAAAAATAGAGATGCGTTGATATATAAATTAAACAATCTTAATGCAATAACACAAAAAAACCCAAGTCAAATTATATTTCTTGGAGATATAGCAAATTTATTAGTTGGTGGAATAAAAAGTAGTGAAAAAATAAACGAAGAATTAATAGAATGCATAAAGAATCTAAAATCACAAATTATATATTTTGAAGGAAATCATGATTTTAATATCAAAAACATATTAGATTCTGCAAATATAAAAGTAATACCTAGAGATATGCAGCCAGCAATAGCACATTATAAAGACAAAACACTCTTGCTTGCTCATGGAGATATTTTTATCAATAAAAAATATGAATTTTATATAAATACAATAACTTCAAAAAAAATGATTTTATTTCTTGGTTGTTTAGATTCTGTTAGTAAAGGTAAAATATTTAATATCATAAATAATAAAGTAGTAGCAAAGGAGATAAAATATCCTTATAATGCAGATTCTATAATCAATAATAGAATCTCTATCTATAAAAATTATGTAAAATCATTAAATACAAAGATAGATATAATTATAGAAGGTCATTTTCATATAGGTAAAATTATAAAAGAAAAAGATTTTATATATATAGCTATGCCATCTTTTTATCATGATGCAAAAATCTTTAATATATATAATAAAAAATTTGAAACGTTATAA
- a CDS encoding transaldolase yields MSLRASGFSLWCDFIERDFIDSVFRELLDNNIIYGATSNPSIFANAILKSNAYKKDKDRLNGKSAKEIYENLAFYDIKKAAKVMLPIWERDNNDGFISIEIDPMLCDDASKSIDEGRRIFKEIDMPNVMIKVPGNESGFEVMSELYKSGININATLLFSKTQTKKALDSIGNFKADSKKVVLSIFVSRFDRMLEMKNKTKDSNPLLGIYNATNCYNIIQNFDNPNIRALFASTGVKDDFIAKDYYISNLLFKNSINTAPLDTIRAFMQSNANIITPIDNIDSYLAKFDLESMSKELLDDGLNAFKCSFEDMLEHIC; encoded by the coding sequence ATGAGTTTAAGAGCAAGTGGATTTAGTTTGTGGTGTGATTTTATAGAGAGGGATTTTATAGATTCTGTTTTTAGAGAGCTTTTGGATAATAATATTATTTATGGAGCTACAAGCAATCCTAGTATTTTTGCAAATGCTATTTTAAAAAGTAATGCATATAAAAAAGATAAAGATAGATTAAATGGTAAAAGCGCAAAAGAGATTTATGAGAATCTTGCATTTTATGATATTAAAAAAGCAGCAAAAGTTATGCTCCCAATTTGGGAGAGGGATAATAATGATGGCTTTATAAGTATTGAGATTGATCCAATGTTATGCGATGATGCAAGCAAGAGTATTGATGAGGGAAGAAGAATTTTTAAAGAAATAGATATGCCAAATGTGATGATAAAAGTCCCTGGAAATGAATCTGGATTTGAAGTGATGAGCGAACTTTATAAAAGCGGTATAAATATCAATGCTACATTATTATTTTCAAAAACTCAAACTAAAAAAGCACTAGATTCTATTGGTAATTTTAAGGCAGATTCTAAAAAAGTCGTGCTTAGTATTTTTGTATCTAGATTTGATCGGATGCTTGAGATGAAAAATAAGACAAAAGATTCAAATCCATTGCTTGGAATCTATAATGCTACTAATTGTTACAATATTATACAAAATTTTGATAATCCAAATATCCGTGCATTATTTGCCTCTACCGGGGTAAAAGATGATTTTATTGCAAAAGATTATTATATATCTAATTTGTTATTTAAAAATAGTATAAATACTGCACCACTTGATACGATACGAGCTTTTATGCAAAGTAATGCAAATATAATAACTCCAATCGATAATATAGATTCTTATTTAGCAAAATTTGACTTAGAATCTATGAGTAAAGAGCTACTAGATGATGGGTTAAATGCCTTTAAATGCAGCTTTGAAGATATGCTAGAGCATATATGCTAA
- a CDS encoding LptF/LptG family permease: MLIRFVGLIYLKFIIIIFIALSMFFIGIDILKYSNNLPDSANLFVLFLAYDFLYALNYTFPISTILASIVAFITLIKSNQLTAILSIGYSKKQILFPILFIASFLNLCYIGLNATPFVYAEEKIDNIIQRGGISDAKNDILVKYNNDYVYIGKIYPILQIAENIKVFETDGLILRQFIQANKAQFDGTWWNLPTAKITTIPQNLEFNKSNLVTTNVENYQILKNFKPKILDTIYQNKPTVSIIDAFNTLFLLLEQDSNTQKIRSILYSFITIPLVIPFLIIIISYYTPDLLRYTNLARLGFLFVLFCLVVWGVFFMLTKLSISGFLIPEIGVIIPIILFISISIFYYRKI, from the coding sequence ATGCTTATTAGATTTGTAGGGCTTATTTATCTTAAATTTATAATTATCATTTTTATTGCTCTTTCTATGTTTTTTATAGGCATTGATATACTTAAATATTCTAATAATCTTCCAGATTCTGCGAATCTATTTGTATTATTTTTAGCTTATGATTTTTTGTATGCGCTAAATTATACATTTCCTATATCTACGATACTTGCTTCTATTGTCGCATTTATCACATTAATAAAATCAAATCAACTAACAGCAATACTCTCTATTGGATATTCAAAAAAGCAAATTTTATTTCCTATTTTATTTATTGCAAGCTTTTTAAATCTATGCTACATAGGGTTAAATGCGACACCTTTTGTTTATGCTGAAGAAAAAATTGATAATATCATACAAAGAGGCGGAATAAGCGATGCAAAGAATGATATATTAGTAAAATATAATAATGATTATGTATATATTGGTAAAATCTACCCAATCTTGCAAATTGCAGAAAATATAAAAGTATTTGAAACAGATGGGTTAATATTAAGACAATTTATACAAGCAAATAAAGCACAATTTGATGGCACTTGGTGGAATCTTCCTACTGCTAAAATCACTACAATCCCACAGAATCTAGAGTTTAATAAAAGCAATTTAGTCACTACAAATGTAGAAAACTATCAAATATTAAAAAATTTTAAGCCAAAGATTCTAGATACCATCTATCAAAATAAGCCAACTGTCTCTATCATCGATGCATTTAATACATTGTTTTTATTACTAGAGCAAGATTCAAATACGCAAAAAATAAGATCGATTTTATATTCATTTATAACCATACCTCTTGTAATACCATTTTTGATAATCATTATTTCATACTATACGCCTGACTTACTTAGATACACCAATCTTGCAAGACTTGGATTTTTATTTGTTTTGTTTTGTTTGGTTGTTTGGGGAGTATTTTTCATGCTTACAAAATTATCAATTAGCGGATTTTTGATACCTGAAATTGGAGTAATCATTCCTATTATTTTATTTATCTCTATCTCTATATTTTATTATAGAAAAATATAA
- a CDS encoding chemotaxis protein CheW translates to MSDKLKEILQRQVKKEVEREPEDILQVVGFLIGNEEFAVPILNVQEIVKPIEYTRVPGTPDYVLGVFNLRGNVFPLIDLRMKFGLPALKVNKDTRYIVIRYNDEIAGFIIDKLTEATRINEADIDPTPETLHEEANLVYGVGKQKDRLITILKVEYLLKRAF, encoded by the coding sequence ATGAGTGACAAATTAAAAGAAATACTACAAAGACAAGTTAAAAAAGAAGTAGAAAGAGAACCAGAAGATATACTGCAAGTTGTAGGTTTTTTAATTGGCAATGAAGAATTTGCTGTCCCTATTTTAAATGTACAAGAAATAGTAAAACCTATAGAATATACTAGAGTTCCAGGGACTCCTGATTATGTACTTGGAGTATTTAATTTACGAGGAAATGTTTTTCCACTAATAGATTTAAGAATGAAATTTGGGCTACCTGCACTAAAAGTCAATAAAGATACTAGGTATATTGTGATTAGATATAATGATGAAATTGCGGGGTTTATAATTGATAAACTAACAGAAGCTACAAGAATTAATGAAGCAGATATTGATCCTACGCCAGAAACTCTACACGAAGAAGCCAATTTAGTATATGGTGTAGGAAAACAAAAAGACAGATTGATTACTATCTTAAAAGTTGAATATTTACTAAAAAGGGCTTTTTAA
- the rimO gene encoding 30S ribosomal protein S12 methylthiotransferase RimO gives MKTLCLISLGCNKNLVDSEVMLGKLSEYKLVDSPIDAGVIIVNTCGFIQSAKQESINKILEVARLKSKDSILVVSGCLSQRYADELKSEIKEIDIITGVGDYNKIDEMINNLSKKNKIIKSNSTFLIDDETRIITGSNIQCYVKLSEGCNQQCSFCAIPLFKGKLYSRSIESCIKEIKNLLKIGYQDFSFIAQDSSSYMRDLGKKDALIELIGEVEKIEGIRSARILYLYPSSTSFELIDRIAQSSIFQNYFDMPIQHISDSMLKIMKRGANKKDHIKLLEKMRNTKDSFIRTTLLLGHPGESESDFLELCDFVSDFTFDRINVFAFSSEAGTKAHTMDNKVSSKIVNKRINTINKIIKEQQKKQFQNYVGKEFDAIIDGISKESEFLFSARDIKWDREIDGEILINENLTDSPLKAGYYTIKVDSLKDGYLLGKAIRKL, from the coding sequence ATGAAAACGCTTTGTTTGATTTCTCTTGGGTGTAATAAGAATCTAGTTGATAGCGAGGTAATGCTTGGTAAGCTTAGTGAATATAAACTAGTAGATTCCCCAATTGATGCAGGGGTGATTATAGTAAATACTTGTGGGTTTATCCAAAGTGCAAAGCAAGAGAGCATAAATAAGATTCTAGAAGTTGCAAGATTAAAGTCAAAAGATAGCATTTTGGTAGTAAGCGGCTGTTTATCTCAAAGATATGCAGATGAATTAAAAAGTGAAATAAAAGAGATTGATATAATAACAGGTGTAGGGGATTATAATAAAATTGATGAAATGATTAATAACCTCTCCAAAAAAAATAAAATTATAAAAAGCAATTCTACTTTTTTAATAGATGATGAAACTAGGATTATAACAGGCTCTAATATTCAATGTTATGTCAAGCTTAGTGAGGGTTGCAATCAACAATGTAGTTTTTGTGCTATTCCATTATTTAAAGGCAAGCTTTATTCACGAAGTATAGAATCCTGTATAAAAGAAATAAAAAATTTATTAAAAATTGGCTATCAAGATTTTAGTTTTATTGCACAAGATTCTAGCTCTTATATGCGTGATCTTGGCAAAAAGGATGCTTTAATTGAGCTAATTGGTGAAGTTGAAAAGATTGAGGGGATTAGAAGTGCTAGAATCTTATATCTATACCCATCTAGCACTTCATTTGAATTGATAGATAGGATAGCGCAATCTTCAATCTTTCAAAATTATTTTGATATGCCAATTCAGCATATTTCAGATTCTATGCTTAAGATTATGAAGCGAGGAGCAAATAAAAAAGATCATATAAAATTACTAGAAAAAATGAGAAACACAAAAGACAGCTTCATTCGCACGACTTTGCTTTTAGGACATCCAGGCGAGAGTGAGAGTGATTTTTTGGAGCTTTGTGATTTTGTTAGTGATTTTACATTTGATAGGATTAATGTATTTGCATTTTCAAGTGAAGCAGGCACAAAAGCACATACTATGGACAATAAAGTTAGTTCAAAAATTGTAAATAAACGCATAAACACTATAAATAAAATCATAAAAGAGCAGCAAAAAAAGCAATTTCAAAATTATGTTGGCAAGGAATTTGACGCAATCATAGATGGAATCTCAAAAGAAAGTGAGTTTTTATTTTCTGCTAGAGACATAAAATGGGATAGGGAAATAGATGGTGAAATACTAATAAATGAGAATCTTACAGATTCACCACTTAAGGCAGGTTATTATACGATAAAAGTTGATAGTCTAAAAGATGGATATTTACTTGGCAAAGCGATTAGAAAACTTTGA
- the argC gene encoding N-acetyl-gamma-glutamyl-phosphate reductase has translation MIPIGIIGVSGYTGLELIKLIINHQLFEIKYLANTTGGTTLHKIHKSLVSVTDDIKIENINLDSIKQCKLVFLALPHEESMKITPKILDSGVKVIDLSADYRLNEENFNKTYTKHQDIKNLKIAQYGLIEWNRKNIKNANLIANPGCYPTASLLGILPFAEFIDGSIFIDAKSGVSGSGKKPNDNTHYPNINDNIFSYQPLNHRHQIEIAQKCQDFTNMVIKINFIPHLSPFTRGMLVSIFAKLKYEINPLEILKEKYKDEKFIRIREFPVDVKSVCGTHFCDIFAKASKNDLYINTSIDNLLRGASSQALACANLALGLDEDVALPKVAYVP, from the coding sequence ATGATACCTATTGGAATTATTGGCGTAAGCGGATACACAGGGTTAGAACTAATCAAACTTATAATAAATCATCAATTATTTGAAATCAAATACCTAGCAAATACGACAGGTGGCACAACTCTACATAAAATACATAAAAGTCTAGTTTCAGTAACAGATGATATAAAAATAGAAAATATTAATTTAGATTCTATTAAGCAATGCAAATTGGTTTTTCTTGCACTTCCACACGAAGAATCAATGAAAATCACCCCAAAGATTCTGGATTCTGGAGTAAAAGTCATTGATTTATCAGCAGATTACAGGCTAAATGAAGAAAATTTCAATAAAACATACACAAAACATCAAGATATAAAAAATCTCAAAATAGCACAATATGGACTAATTGAGTGGAATAGAAAAAATATAAAAAATGCAAATCTAATAGCAAATCCAGGTTGCTATCCTACGGCAAGTTTGCTTGGAATCTTGCCATTTGCAGAATTTATAGATGGAAGCATATTTATTGATGCAAAAAGCGGAGTAAGTGGAAGTGGGAAAAAACCAAACGATAATACACATTATCCAAATATAAATGATAATATATTTAGCTACCAACCGCTAAATCATAGACATCAAATAGAGATTGCTCAAAAATGCCAAGATTTTACAAATATGGTTATAAAAATCAATTTTATACCGCATTTAAGCCCATTTACACGCGGTATGCTAGTATCAATATTTGCAAAATTAAAATATGAAATAAATCCATTAGAAATTCTAAAAGAAAAATATAAAGATGAAAAGTTTATAAGAATTAGAGAATTCCCTGTCGATGTAAAAAGTGTCTGTGGAACGCATTTTTGTGATATATTTGCAAAAGCAAGTAAAAATGATTTGTATATCAATACAAGTATTGACAATCTATTAAGAGGAGCGAGCTCACAAGCTCTAGCGTGTGCAAATCTAGCTCTTGGACTAGATGAAGATGTAGCATTGCCAAAGGTCGCTTATGTCCCTTGA
- a CDS encoding type II secretion system protein, whose product MKRSGFSMIELVFVIVILGVLAAVAVPRFVTTRTDAQVAMLRSDIASTLKAIPARIFAENIDPTASTPNGYSSWGEWIIDTGGLDRGRWAASAIGGKSGVGPLDTHNGTWCVSSNQPGIIYIDEKGNLNFNPETIGNATGAATSYSSTLCNSLKASYPSGSNRVIPLATTGAVKF is encoded by the coding sequence ATGAAAAGAAGTGGATTTTCAATGATTGAATTAGTATTCGTTATCGTTATCTTAGGAGTTTTAGCAGCTGTTGCGGTTCCTAGATTTGTTACAACAAGGACAGATGCACAAGTTGCGATGTTAAGAAGCGATATTGCTTCTACGCTAAAGGCAATCCCTGCAAGAATCTTTGCAGAAAATATCGACCCTACAGCAAGTACACCTAATGGATACAGCTCTTGGGGTGAGTGGATAATAGATACAGGCGGACTTGATAGGGGTAGATGGGCTGCATCAGCAATTGGAGGCAAAAGTGGTGTAGGGCCATTAGATACACATAATGGTACTTGGTGTGTATCATCCAATCAACCGGGCATAATATATATAGACGAGAAAGGCAATCTAAATTTTAATCCAGAGACTATAGGCAATGCTACAGGAGCTGCTACTTCATATTCATCAACATTGTGCAACTCTCTAAAAGCTTCTTATCCAAGTGGAAGCAATAGAGTTATCCCACTTGCTACAACTGGTGCTGTAAAGTTCTAA